From Demequina lutea, a single genomic window includes:
- the recR gene encoding recombination mediator RecR, with translation MYDGAVQDLIDELGRLPGIGPKSAQRIAFHLLSSDASDVARLAETITTVKEKVRFCTVCGNVAEAELCRVCADPRRGEDQICVVEEPKDVVAIERTREFHGKYHVLGGAIDPMNGVGPDDLRIRELLTRLGDGKVQEVIIATDPNIEGEATATYLTRMLAPIGITVSRLASGLPVGGDLEYADEVTLGRAFEGRRTVS, from the coding sequence ATGTATGACGGCGCTGTGCAGGACCTGATCGATGAACTCGGGCGACTCCCAGGCATCGGCCCCAAGAGCGCCCAGCGCATCGCGTTCCATCTGCTGAGTTCCGATGCGAGCGATGTCGCCCGCCTCGCAGAGACCATCACCACGGTGAAGGAGAAGGTGCGCTTCTGCACGGTGTGCGGAAACGTTGCCGAGGCGGAGTTGTGCCGCGTGTGCGCCGACCCTCGCCGCGGCGAGGACCAGATCTGCGTGGTGGAGGAGCCCAAGGACGTGGTCGCGATCGAGCGCACGCGCGAGTTCCACGGCAAGTACCACGTGCTCGGGGGCGCGATTGATCCCATGAACGGAGTCGGCCCAGACGACCTTCGCATCCGCGAGCTGCTCACGCGCCTGGGCGACGGCAAGGTCCAGGAGGTCATCATCGCGACCGACCCCAACATCGAGGGAGAGGCCACCGCCACGTACCTCACGCGGATGCTCGCGCCCATCGGCATCACGGTGTCGCGCCTCGCGTCGGGCCTGCCCGTTGGCGGCGACCTTGAGTACGCCGACGAGGTCACTCTCGGGCGCGCGTTCGAGGGTCGCCGCACGGTCTCCTAG
- a CDS encoding sigma-70 family RNA polymerase sigma factor: MSEWETMARALMAERHPRLLARARMLVPSLAEAEDLVQDALIATFSKRRGFASLAQAEQYVRRAIVTTHLNAAKRGARERQRWASVGSADVVPDHAAEVAGEADVAGILHGLAPRVRACIVLRYLEDLSIADTARVLGLSDGAVKRYVSDGLRELNGRLGTQATVADVVVARVDVRPGGVA, encoded by the coding sequence GTGAGCGAATGGGAAACGATGGCGCGGGCCTTGATGGCCGAACGTCATCCGAGGCTGCTTGCGAGGGCCAGAATGCTGGTGCCTTCGCTGGCCGAGGCCGAGGACCTTGTCCAGGACGCGTTGATCGCAACTTTCTCGAAGCGTCGCGGCTTCGCTTCTTTGGCGCAGGCCGAGCAGTATGTGCGGCGCGCGATCGTCACGACCCACCTCAATGCCGCAAAGCGAGGGGCGCGGGAACGGCAGCGGTGGGCGAGCGTCGGTTCGGCCGACGTCGTTCCGGACCACGCCGCTGAGGTTGCGGGCGAAGCTGACGTCGCAGGAATCCTGCATGGCCTTGCGCCCAGGGTGAGGGCGTGCATCGTGTTGCGCTATCTCGAGGATCTGTCCATTGCCGACACGGCCAGGGTGTTGGGCCTGAGCGACGGAGCGGTGAAGCGGTACGTCTCGGACGGTCTGAGGGAACTCAATGGTCGTCTAGGAACCCAAGCCACGGTCGCGGACGTCGTCGTGGCCCGTGTGGACGTTCGGCCTGGAGGTGTGGCATGA
- a CDS encoding ABC transporter permease, with amino-acid sequence MTTSEPTAAATPAATSAAAPAGAPERPARRKPQRGNPWRPSIHGIALVTRIELLRRRPSSKGNIAYGVMLGVIIGLGVLVSAMSPDGKDSTPLELVLILVLGAGLLIGPSLSATSINGDSGEGVLAPLQMTHLTAGDIAFGKLLSSWLVSFAILVTTTPFLVYAFSRSGWHWDELLIVLAVILFVVLTSSAIGLAWSAIAARSVASVSLAHLTTGVLVIGSLVFYAFAGALVSEHTTVTNRFIDSAKLTTDQQAQLDHAYATGDFSSPDIANLPCQEQTNDSSVTHTERIAWLLLINPGVVIAESSPIIDPNTAVEDGRAESGLFAQIHQSVSQARIGPDTTPQVYDQCADPFGQNQNDDWQKQQEQWANYPRAPWIGLGLQAVLLLGSMIIVVRRLRVPYKKLRVGTRVA; translated from the coding sequence ATGACAACCAGCGAGCCGACCGCCGCAGCCACCCCCGCAGCCACCTCCGCAGCCGCCCCCGCCGGGGCGCCCGAACGTCCCGCCCGTCGCAAGCCGCAACGCGGCAACCCGTGGCGTCCCTCGATTCACGGGATCGCGCTCGTCACTCGGATCGAGTTGTTGCGTCGCAGGCCGTCGTCCAAGGGGAACATCGCGTACGGAGTGATGCTTGGGGTCATCATCGGGTTGGGCGTGCTCGTGTCGGCGATGTCGCCAGACGGTAAGGACTCCACCCCGTTGGAGCTCGTGCTCATCCTCGTGCTCGGTGCCGGTCTCCTCATCGGTCCCTCGCTGTCGGCCACCTCGATCAATGGGGACTCCGGCGAGGGTGTTCTCGCGCCGCTGCAGATGACGCACCTCACGGCGGGAGACATTGCGTTCGGAAAACTGCTTTCGTCGTGGCTGGTGTCCTTCGCGATCCTCGTGACCACCACGCCGTTCCTGGTGTACGCGTTCTCGCGGTCCGGTTGGCACTGGGACGAGTTGCTAATCGTCCTGGCCGTGATTCTCTTTGTCGTCCTGACCTCGAGCGCCATCGGCCTGGCATGGTCGGCGATTGCAGCGCGTTCCGTCGCGTCGGTGTCTCTCGCGCACCTCACCACTGGCGTCCTGGTGATCGGCTCGCTCGTGTTCTACGCGTTCGCGGGAGCACTCGTGTCGGAACACACCACCGTGACGAACCGCTTTATCGACTCCGCGAAGCTCACGACTGACCAACAGGCTCAGCTCGACCACGCCTACGCGACCGGCGACTTTTCGAGCCCTGACATCGCGAACCTGCCGTGCCAGGAGCAGACCAACGACTCGAGTGTCACTCACACCGAACGGATCGCCTGGTTGCTGCTCATCAACCCAGGCGTGGTGATTGCCGAGTCGTCTCCCATCATCGATCCCAACACTGCTGTGGAGGACGGCCGCGCCGAATCGGGGCTCTTTGCGCAGATCCACCAGTCGGTGAGCCAAGCGCGCATCGGCCCCGACACCACCCCACAGGTCTACGACCAGTGTGCGGATCCCTTCGGTCAGAACCAGAACGACGACTGGCAGAAGCAGCAAGAGCAGTGGGCGAACTATCCGCGCGCGCCGTGGATCGGGCTCGGCCTCCAGGCGGTCTTGCTGCTGGGCTCCATGATCATCGTGGTGCGGCGACTGCGGGTGCCTTACAAGAAGCTCCGTGTGGGGACGCGCGTGGCGTAA
- a CDS encoding ABC transporter ATP-binding protein, with protein MGRAHYAARDGGIMTIVDEAPPVTEAIMARGVARSFGSVQAVQDATLSVPRGKVTALIGPNGCGKTTLMLMLGGLLRPDSGEIRVVGADPRKDAAVVRAAIGWMPDQLGSWDNLTCLQTLTLMGNAYEVPRAQARERGMALLKRVHLDEFAGRPTRVLSRGQKQRLSLARSLVNDPEVLLLDEPANGLDPRSRVELRALVRDLAAEGCAVLISSHVLSELDEMVDEAVFMSKGRTLGDDAARMVAEAKTRYRIWALDPTKLREALQSGGVPFEEAEGGVLLRLADESEAAQALAWVVRRGIAVHRFGPAGSALEQTYMAMEEDRR; from the coding sequence GTGGGACGCGCTCACTACGCGGCGCGGGACGGGGGAATCATGACCATCGTTGACGAGGCGCCACCGGTCACGGAGGCGATCATGGCTCGCGGGGTCGCGCGATCGTTCGGCAGCGTGCAGGCCGTCCAGGATGCGACGCTCAGCGTGCCACGCGGGAAGGTGACCGCGCTCATCGGGCCCAACGGTTGTGGCAAGACGACGCTCATGCTCATGTTGGGAGGACTGCTGAGGCCGGACTCTGGGGAGATCCGGGTCGTGGGTGCCGACCCTCGCAAGGACGCCGCGGTCGTTCGCGCCGCGATCGGGTGGATGCCTGATCAGCTTGGTTCGTGGGACAACCTCACGTGCCTCCAGACGCTCACGCTCATGGGGAACGCCTACGAGGTCCCCCGCGCCCAGGCTCGCGAAAGGGGCATGGCCCTCTTGAAGCGGGTCCACCTCGACGAGTTTGCTGGGCGTCCTACACGTGTCTTGTCGCGAGGGCAGAAGCAACGGTTGTCGCTCGCGCGATCGCTTGTCAACGATCCTGAGGTGCTGCTGCTCGATGAGCCCGCCAACGGACTCGATCCCCGGTCGCGCGTGGAGTTGCGCGCACTCGTCCGTGACCTCGCTGCCGAGGGTTGCGCCGTCCTCATCTCGAGTCACGTGCTGAGCGAGCTCGACGAGATGGTCGACGAGGCGGTGTTCATGTCGAAGGGCCGCACGTTGGGTGACGATGCGGCGCGGATGGTCGCCGAGGCGAAGACGCGGTATCGGATTTGGGCACTTGACCCGACCAAGTTGCGCGAGGCGCTCCAGTCGGGTGGTGTCCCGTTCGAGGAGGCCGAGGGCGGGGTGCTCTTGCGGCTGGCGGACGAGAGCGAGGCCGCGCAGGCGCTCGCTTGGGTCGTGCGGCGGGGCATCGCGGTACACCGGTTCGGCCCGGCTGGCAGCGCCCTTGAACAGACGTATATGGCGATGGAGGAGGATCGACGATGA
- a CDS encoding ABC transporter permease, with protein sequence MTTAASKTTAPAPAKLDVPKGNPWLPTWSGVGLVARIEMLRRRPTRKGYIFYGILLGSIVLLSLAATLTAGDGKTSTPLELILIMVLGTGYLIGPSLSATAINGDSTDGVLAPMQMTRLTAGDLAFGKLLATWTVSAIALVSTAPFLWYAAVRSGWTGVELLTAVGVIFFLVLVATATGLAWSSIAARNAVSVALTHVTSGMLGLGTLIVFAFTTPLVTESVTVTDHYPDWSQATQQQQVDPSFDPSTLPCLSQTQTQGWRHTERTAWMLLINPVVVIGETSPIVNPETYKADGRAQPGFLAFVHTQVSIERTPSAKPVGQNTCSVPNGASGLGNQWQDEQTAAALHSRQPWVGLGFYGLLGIGSMIIAVRRLRVPYKKLGVGTRVA encoded by the coding sequence ATGACCACTGCGGCTTCCAAGACCACTGCACCGGCACCCGCCAAACTCGACGTGCCCAAGGGAAACCCCTGGCTGCCCACCTGGAGCGGCGTCGGGCTCGTGGCACGCATCGAGATGCTTCGCCGCAGGCCCACACGCAAGGGCTACATCTTCTACGGAATCCTGCTGGGATCCATAGTGCTGCTGTCGCTGGCCGCCACGCTCACCGCGGGCGACGGAAAGACCTCGACGCCGCTCGAGCTCATCCTCATCATGGTGCTGGGAACCGGCTACCTGATCGGGCCGTCGCTGTCGGCCACCGCGATCAACGGTGACTCGACCGACGGCGTGCTAGCGCCCATGCAGATGACGCGGCTCACCGCGGGTGATCTTGCGTTCGGCAAGCTGCTGGCCACGTGGACCGTGAGCGCCATTGCGCTCGTGTCGACGGCGCCGTTCCTTTGGTACGCGGCCGTGCGGTCGGGTTGGACGGGGGTCGAGCTGCTCACGGCGGTCGGCGTCATCTTCTTCTTGGTCCTTGTCGCCACGGCCACTGGCCTCGCGTGGTCTTCGATCGCCGCGCGCAACGCCGTGTCGGTGGCGCTCACTCACGTGACGTCGGGGATGTTGGGGTTGGGCACGCTCATCGTGTTCGCCTTCACCACGCCGCTCGTCACCGAGTCGGTGACGGTGACGGATCACTACCCCGACTGGAGCCAGGCGACGCAGCAGCAGCAGGTGGACCCGTCGTTCGACCCCTCCACGCTTCCTTGCCTTTCACAGACCCAGACCCAGGGGTGGCGCCACACCGAGCGCACCGCATGGATGCTCCTCATCAATCCTGTGGTCGTGATCGGCGAGACCTCGCCGATCGTTAATCCGGAGACGTACAAGGCGGACGGGCGGGCGCAGCCAGGGTTCCTCGCGTTCGTTCACACCCAGGTGAGCATCGAGCGGACACCGTCGGCCAAGCCGGTGGGTCAAAACACCTGCTCAGTCCCGAACGGAGCGAGCGGCCTTGGAAACCAGTGGCAGGACGAACAAACCGCCGCTGCCCTGCATTCGCGTCAGCCGTGGGTGGGGCTTGGCTTCTATGGGCTGCTTGGCATCGGGTCGATGATCATCGCGGTGCGTCGCCTGCGTGTGCCCTACAAGAAACTCGGTGTGGGGACGCGCGTCGCCTAA
- a CDS encoding ABC transporter ATP-binding protein — translation MTTTAIEAPIAVSATSVRRSFGSVQAVVDASLSVSRGTVTALIGPNGCGKTTLMLMLSGLLTPDAGEIRVGGVSPSTHGAAVRASIGWMPDQLGTWDNLTCLQSLTLVGRSYKQSAAAARAHGVGLLEKVHLSEFADQPARVLSRGQKQRLSLARALVNDPTLLLLDEPANGLDPRSRIELRQLVRDLAAEGRAVLVSSHVLSELDEMVDEAVFMSKGRTLGADADAMVAKARTNYRLTALDHPGLLDALARMGIEHIDAEASVTLAVADRNQAAALLKRLVDAGVAIDSFGSAGSALEQTYLAMNEERR, via the coding sequence ATGACCACTACTGCAATCGAGGCCCCCATCGCGGTGTCCGCCACCTCGGTGAGGCGAAGCTTCGGCTCCGTTCAGGCCGTCGTCGATGCGAGCCTGTCGGTGTCGCGAGGCACCGTGACCGCTCTCATCGGCCCCAACGGGTGCGGCAAGACCACCCTGATGCTCATGCTGTCGGGACTTCTTACGCCAGATGCGGGCGAGATCCGCGTAGGCGGCGTCAGCCCCAGCACGCACGGGGCGGCAGTGAGGGCGAGCATCGGCTGGATGCCCGACCAGTTGGGCACATGGGACAACCTCACGTGCCTCCAGTCGCTCACGCTCGTGGGTAGGTCATACAAGCAGTCCGCGGCCGCGGCGCGCGCACATGGGGTGGGGCTGCTGGAGAAGGTCCACTTGAGCGAGTTCGCCGACCAGCCGGCGCGCGTGCTGAGCCGTGGTCAGAAGCAACGGCTCTCCTTGGCGCGCGCACTGGTGAATGACCCGACGCTGCTGCTGCTTGATGAGCCGGCAAACGGGCTCGACCCGCGCTCGCGCATCGAGTTGCGCCAGTTGGTGAGGGACCTCGCGGCCGAGGGCAGGGCGGTCCTCGTGTCGAGTCACGTGCTGAGCGAGCTCGACGAGATGGTCGACGAGGCGGTCTTCATGTCAAAGGGCCGCACCTTGGGAGCCGACGCCGACGCGATGGTCGCGAAGGCGCGCACCAACTATCGTCTGACGGCGCTCGATCACCCGGGGTTGCTCGATGCGCTCGCACGAATGGGCATCGAGCATATCGACGCCGAGGCGTCGGTGACCCTGGCTGTAGCCGACCGCAATCAGGCCGCCGCGCTGCTCAAGCGCCTCGTCGACGCGGGAGTCGCGATCGACAGCTTCGGCTCGGCGGGCTCCGCCCTGGAACAGACCTACCTGGCCATGAATGAGGAGCGACGATGA